In the Rhodopirellula bahusiensis genome, one interval contains:
- a CDS encoding YqaE/Pmp3 family membrane protein: MTAIAKNENTVLKVLLAILLPPLAVYMDKGVGTQFLLNIVLTLVGFWIIGIIHALLIVL, encoded by the coding sequence ATGACTGCTATCGCCAAAAACGAAAACACTGTCCTCAAGGTATTGCTTGCAATCCTGCTGCCGCCATTGGCTGTCTACATGGACAAGGGCGTCGGAACACAGTTCCTATTGAACATCGTTTTGACTTTGGTTGGATTCTGGATCATCGGAATCATCCACGCATTGCTGATCGTGCTGTAA